The following proteins are co-located in the Bacillus pumilus genome:
- the yqfD gene encoding sporulation protein YqfD, translated as MKNKWFAYFIGRVEVEIKGNGIERLMNECTRQGITIFQVSRRQDSVRLFIRLSDVHAFRKLRRHHKVKCSFHQKKGFPFLLMWSRKNIGFTLGIVFFLVTILALSNMVWKIDITGANPETEHQMRKHLDDIGVQKGRFQFLMGTPEKIQKSLTTNIKSITWVGVELNGTTFQMKVVEKNEPEKEKYTSPQHIVAKKKAVITRMYVEKGEPLAAVDEHVKKGQMLVSGLIGSEDQQKTVGAKAKIYGETWYRSEVSVPLRTSFDVFTGKMKTKHKLSAFGGSLPFWGFSFKKDDFEQPKIETEEHPLHFLNFQLPFSYEKEITRESEKINREYTNKEAVQAGIKIGRKELEEKLGQTGEVKSEKVLHETTGNGKVKLIILYQVIEDIVQPTPIVQGD; from the coding sequence GTGAAAAATAAATGGTTTGCCTATTTTATTGGCAGAGTGGAAGTGGAGATCAAAGGAAACGGCATTGAGCGGCTTATGAATGAGTGCACGAGACAGGGGATCACAATTTTTCAAGTGAGCCGCCGTCAGGACAGCGTGCGCTTATTTATTCGCTTATCAGATGTACATGCCTTTAGAAAATTACGTAGACATCATAAGGTGAAATGTTCATTTCATCAAAAGAAGGGTTTTCCATTTCTTCTTATGTGGTCAAGGAAGAATATTGGGTTCACCCTTGGGATTGTTTTCTTTCTGGTGACGATATTGGCTCTTTCAAACATGGTGTGGAAAATTGATATCACAGGTGCAAACCCAGAGACAGAGCATCAGATGAGAAAGCATTTAGACGACATTGGGGTACAAAAAGGCCGTTTTCAGTTTCTTATGGGGACACCTGAAAAAATTCAAAAATCCCTGACAACCAATATTAAAAGCATTACATGGGTCGGCGTTGAATTAAACGGTACGACATTTCAAATGAAAGTCGTTGAAAAAAATGAGCCTGAAAAAGAGAAATATACGAGTCCTCAGCACATCGTTGCTAAGAAAAAGGCCGTCATCACGAGGATGTATGTAGAAAAAGGAGAGCCGCTAGCCGCGGTCGATGAACATGTGAAAAAAGGGCAGATGCTCGTCTCAGGACTAATTGGCAGTGAAGATCAACAAAAAACGGTAGGAGCCAAAGCGAAAATCTATGGTGAAACATGGTATCGTTCTGAAGTTTCTGTCCCTCTTCGAACATCTTTTGACGTCTTTACGGGTAAAATGAAGACAAAGCACAAGCTCTCCGCATTTGGAGGTTCACTACCATTTTGGGGATTTTCCTTTAAAAAAGATGATTTTGAGCAGCCAAAAATAGAAACAGAAGAACATCCACTTCATTTCTTAAACTTCCAGCTGCCATTCTCCTATGAAAAGGAAATCACACGTGAAAGTGAAAAAATCAATCGAGAATACACAAATAAAGAAGCAGTTCAAGCAGGGATTAAAATAGGTAGAAAAGAATTAGAAGAGAAGCTAGGTCAAACAGGTGAGGTGAAAAGTGAAAAAGTTTTGCACGAGACAACAGGGAATGGTAAAGTTAAGTTAATCATCCTTTACCAAGTAATAGAAGATATTGTTCAACCAACACCTATTGTTCAGGGAGACTAG
- a CDS encoding diacylglycerol kinase family protein yields the protein MAFRDHRKKRSPLARFFRSFYYAFRGIWRTFLNERNFRFHTVAAIIVVICGFWFHIEPVEWMIVLLLCGGIFALELVNTAIEHTVDLMTEEKHPLAERAKDAAAGAVCVYAAISVMIGLMIFLPKIMQ from the coding sequence ATGGCCTTTCGAGATCATCGTAAGAAACGCAGCCCGCTTGCCCGTTTTTTTCGGAGTTTTTATTATGCATTTAGAGGAATCTGGCGAACTTTCTTGAATGAACGGAATTTTCGATTTCATACAGTCGCAGCCATCATCGTGGTGATCTGCGGCTTTTGGTTTCACATTGAACCGGTCGAATGGATGATCGTGCTTCTTTTATGTGGGGGAATCTTTGCACTTGAACTTGTCAACACAGCCATTGAACATACAGTGGATCTTATGACAGAAGAAAAGCACCCGCTTGCAGAAAGAGCAAAGGACGCTGCAGCAGGCGCTGTTTGCGTTTACGCCGCGATTTCGGTTATGATTGGGTTGATGATCTTCCTGCCGAAGATCATGCAATAG
- a CDS encoding PhoH family protein, with protein sequence MTEHLLEIQQKLDSPNEAIALFGNQDAYLKLMENELNVSIITRGEKVYVSGQEASRDTVSQLITSLLHLIRKGIEISERDVVYAIKMAQKNKLNYFENMYEDEITKNAKGKSIRVKTIGQREYAAAMKKDDLVFGIGPAGTGKTYLAVVNAVHALKNGHVKRIILTRPAVEAGESLGFLPGDLKEKVDPYLRPLYDALHDVLGSDHTERLIERGVIEIAPLAYMRGRTLDDAFVILDEAQNTTPAQMKMFLTRLGFGSKMVITGDITQIDLPKGMQSGLAAAKDMLAEIKGISFIELDQTDVVRHPLVAKIIGAYEKQK encoded by the coding sequence ATGACAGAACATTTACTTGAGATTCAACAAAAATTGGATAGCCCAAACGAAGCCATCGCTTTATTTGGCAATCAAGATGCTTATCTGAAACTGATGGAAAACGAGCTGAATGTCTCCATTATTACACGTGGAGAGAAAGTGTATGTTTCTGGTCAGGAAGCATCAAGAGATACAGTGAGCCAGTTGATTACATCTCTCTTACATCTCATCCGTAAAGGAATCGAGATTTCTGAACGGGATGTCGTCTATGCGATTAAAATGGCGCAAAAAAACAAGCTGAATTATTTTGAGAATATGTATGAAGATGAAATTACGAAAAATGCCAAAGGTAAGTCGATCAGGGTGAAAACGATCGGTCAGCGTGAATATGCTGCGGCGATGAAGAAAGATGACCTCGTCTTTGGGATTGGGCCTGCTGGTACAGGTAAAACGTATTTGGCGGTTGTTAATGCGGTACATGCTCTGAAAAATGGACATGTGAAACGGATTATCCTGACAAGACCAGCCGTTGAGGCAGGAGAGAGTCTTGGCTTTTTGCCAGGCGATCTAAAGGAAAAAGTAGATCCTTATTTAAGACCACTATATGATGCCTTGCATGATGTGCTTGGCAGTGATCATACGGAACGTTTAATTGAGCGCGGTGTCATTGAAATAGCGCCTCTCGCCTATATGAGAGGGCGGACGCTCGATGATGCATTTGTGATTTTAGATGAAGCGCAGAATACAACGCCAGCCCAAATGAAAATGTTTTTGACGAGACTAGGGTTTGGCTCTAAAATGGTCATTACAGGAGATATTACACAAATTGATCTGCCAAAGGGCATGCAGTCAGGCCTTGCGGCTGCAAAGGACATGCTTGCAGAGATCAAGGGCATCTCATTCATTGAATTAGACCAGACAGATGTGGTCAGACACCCGCTTGTGGCGAAGATCATTGGCGCATACGAAAAGCAAAAATGA
- the yqfC gene encoding sporulation protein YqfC gives MGKRKNRLKAWLTRTLEIPPDVMMDLPRITMVGRLHIYIENHKGLLLFSDQEVRLMLKQGQCIISGKDFVIKTILPEEILLEGKIDEVRYIDS, from the coding sequence ATGGGAAAAAGAAAAAATCGACTTAAAGCATGGCTGACAAGAACACTTGAAATCCCTCCGGACGTGATGATGGATCTTCCCCGTATTACGATGGTTGGCAGACTCCACATTTACATAGAGAACCATAAAGGGCTTTTACTTTTCAGTGATCAAGAGGTAAGGCTTATGCTCAAACAAGGACAATGCATTATTTCAGGGAAAGACTTTGTGATTAAAACGATTTTGCCAGAAGAGATCTTATTAGAAGGGAAAATCGATGAGGTCCGTTACATTGATTCTTAA
- a CDS encoding cytidine deaminase, whose protein sequence is MNKQELISEAIKARDFAYVPYSKFKVGAALLSNDGKVYGGCNIENAAYGMCNCAERTALFKAYSEGITSFQMLAVVADTDRPVSPCGACRQVISELCAPDMPVILTNLKGHIYETTVNELLPGAFSPEDLND, encoded by the coding sequence ATGAACAAACAAGAGTTGATTTCAGAAGCAATCAAAGCAAGAGATTTTGCATATGTACCCTATTCAAAATTCAAAGTCGGTGCAGCATTATTGTCGAATGATGGAAAAGTGTATGGCGGCTGCAACATTGAAAATGCAGCATATGGCATGTGTAATTGTGCGGAAAGAACAGCACTTTTTAAAGCTTATTCAGAAGGCATCACATCTTTTCAAATGCTTGCAGTAGTGGCTGATACAGATCGACCTGTTTCACCGTGCGGCGCATGCAGACAGGTCATTTCAGAGCTATGTGCACCTGATATGCCAGTGATCCTAACAAACTTAAAAGGACATATATACGAAACAACAGTAAACGAACTATTGCCAGGCGCATTTTCACCGGAGGATTTAAATGACTAA
- a CDS encoding HD family phosphohydrolase, protein MSKKEPQKMERSRYLNVLLYAGLAAILFVVLFFHVKPESLDLDLFSVSEQTIYSPSTVDDQEATEEKKQEATDQVEDQYTLKKAYSDNRVDLISSLFEAIKEEKKAADEKENPPTDQEMVKRVKEKLTTDMQEAVSDQSIKALLQASDENLSFTKDSIITVVNSLMSKEITAAKLQDEKKQVKTELENNSIPSKYLNAAKEIGEFAIIPNYVFDPVATEKKRQEAADNIQPVQIKQGQILVEEGELIDREVYRKLELTGLLNSSNLFKPVSGLMILIGLFLAAIIHTLETRKKSLVHKNKSLLLYSLIFTIILIIMEVFSLFQETKYTTIGYVVPVALGTMLIKLLINERLAIFSGLVFALCGSMMFNQGVTGVFNYVICAYYLISGMAGILFLRKHNARSKILQAGLLVALTNVLVVLSITLIQNSSPSGLEIGVNLMMAIVSGFASAILVIGLMPVFESMFGILSTMKLIELSNPNHPLLKKILTETPGTYHHSVMVANLADAACEAVGANGLLARVGAYYHDIGKTKRPQYFIENQMNIDNPHDKLSPQLSKNIIIAHTTDGADMLREKKFPEELVDIAEQHHGKSLLKFFYYKAKERDDQVTEEEFRYPGPKPQSKEAAIISVADSVEAAVRSMHNPNPERIEKLVKGIISDKMQDGQFSECDLTFKELNIISQTICTTLKGIFHSRIEYPDAPKQKVK, encoded by the coding sequence CTGTCTAAAAAAGAACCTCAGAAAATGGAGCGCTCACGTTATTTAAACGTTTTGCTATACGCTGGTCTAGCAGCCATTCTGTTCGTGGTGCTCTTCTTCCATGTAAAGCCTGAATCGCTCGACTTAGATTTGTTTTCAGTGAGCGAACAGACCATCTATTCTCCGTCAACCGTCGATGATCAAGAAGCGACAGAAGAAAAGAAGCAAGAAGCAACGGATCAAGTAGAAGATCAGTATACGCTCAAAAAAGCATATTCTGACAATCGTGTTGACCTCATCTCATCCCTCTTTGAAGCCATTAAAGAAGAGAAGAAAGCCGCTGATGAAAAAGAGAACCCGCCAACAGATCAAGAAATGGTCAAGCGTGTAAAAGAAAAACTCACAACAGATATGCAGGAAGCTGTTTCGGATCAATCCATCAAAGCACTGCTCCAAGCAAGTGACGAAAATCTCTCTTTTACTAAGGATTCCATCATCACAGTGGTGAATTCACTGATGAGTAAAGAAATCACAGCAGCTAAGTTACAAGATGAGAAAAAACAAGTGAAAACAGAGCTTGAAAACAATTCGATTCCTTCAAAATATTTAAATGCAGCGAAAGAAATCGGTGAATTTGCGATTATTCCAAACTATGTATTTGACCCAGTGGCAACAGAGAAGAAAAGGCAAGAAGCAGCTGATAATATTCAGCCGGTTCAAATCAAGCAAGGGCAAATTTTAGTGGAGGAAGGGGAACTGATCGACCGTGAAGTTTATCGCAAATTAGAGCTGACCGGCCTGTTAAACAGCTCAAATTTGTTTAAGCCTGTAAGCGGTCTTATGATATTGATCGGCCTTTTCTTAGCGGCGATTATTCACACATTAGAAACGAGGAAAAAATCGCTCGTCCATAAGAATAAATCGTTACTGCTTTACTCGCTTATTTTCACCATTATTTTAATCATCATGGAAGTATTCAGTCTCTTCCAGGAAACGAAATACACGACGATAGGCTATGTCGTGCCAGTTGCGCTTGGGACGATGCTGATCAAGCTGCTGATCAATGAGCGGTTAGCGATCTTCTCTGGCCTTGTATTTGCCCTTTGCGGCAGTATGATGTTTAATCAAGGAGTAACCGGCGTCTTTAACTATGTTATCTGTGCTTATTATCTCATTAGCGGGATGGCGGGCATTTTGTTTTTGAGAAAACATAACGCGAGATCGAAAATTTTGCAGGCAGGGCTTTTGGTGGCTTTGACGAATGTTCTTGTGGTTTTATCAATCACGCTGATCCAAAACTCCTCTCCGTCAGGACTTGAAATCGGTGTGAACCTCATGATGGCGATTGTGTCAGGGTTTGCATCAGCTATTTTGGTTATTGGGTTAATGCCTGTCTTTGAAAGCATGTTTGGCATTCTTTCGACAATGAAGCTGATTGAATTATCGAATCCAAATCATCCGCTGCTCAAAAAGATTTTAACAGAGACACCAGGTACATATCATCATAGTGTCATGGTGGCGAATTTAGCGGATGCTGCTTGTGAAGCAGTCGGCGCAAACGGGCTTTTAGCGAGGGTCGGCGCTTATTATCATGACATTGGGAAAACGAAAAGACCGCAATACTTTATTGAAAACCAAATGAACATTGATAATCCGCATGACAAGCTTTCCCCACAGCTGAGTAAAAATATTATTATTGCCCATACGACAGATGGTGCTGATATGCTGAGAGAAAAGAAGTTTCCTGAAGAGCTTGTCGATATTGCAGAACAGCACCACGGGAAATCTCTTTTAAAGTTCTTCTACTACAAAGCAAAAGAACGTGATGATCAGGTGACAGAAGAAGAATTTCGTTATCCTGGTCCAAAACCGCAATCAAAAGAAGCGGCGATCATTTCTGTGGCTGACAGCGTTGAAGCTGCGGTTCGGTCAATGCATAATCCAAATCCAGAGCGGATTGAAAAACTTGTCAAAGGCATTATTTCAGATAAAATGCAGGACGGGCAATTTAGTGAATGTGATCTGACATTTAAAGAATTAAATATTATTAGCCAAACGATTTGTACAACATTAAAGGGGATTTTCCATTCTCGGATTGAATATCCAGATGCCCCGAAACAGAAGGTGAAGTAA
- the ybeY gene encoding rRNA maturation RNase YbeY, translated as MTLLIDLIDETGQVSKEHLEEMEKLLQFAADALEVKDQAEVSVSIVSNEEIHQINKEYRGKDAPTDVISFALEEEGEGEIEIIGAGDIPPVLGDIIISVDRTKEQAEEYGHSFMRELGFLTIHGFLHLLGYDHMTEEDEKEMFAKQTKILDDYGLSRSS; from the coding sequence ATGACATTGTTAATCGATTTAATAGATGAAACAGGACAAGTATCAAAAGAGCATCTTGAAGAAATGGAAAAGCTTCTTCAATTTGCTGCGGATGCCCTTGAGGTAAAAGATCAAGCGGAAGTATCAGTGTCGATCGTCTCGAATGAAGAAATTCATCAAATCAACAAAGAATACAGGGGAAAGGACGCACCAACAGATGTGATCTCCTTTGCACTTGAGGAAGAAGGAGAAGGTGAGATTGAGATCATTGGCGCGGGCGACATCCCGCCGGTACTCGGTGACATTATCATTAGTGTTGATCGAACGAAAGAGCAGGCAGAAGAATATGGACATTCCTTTATGAGAGAGCTTGGCTTCTTAACGATTCATGGTTTCCTTCATTTACTTGGTTATGATCATATGACAGAGGAAGATGAGAAAGAAATGTTCGCCAAACAGACAAAAATTCTGGATGATTATGGCCTTTCGAGATCATCGTAA
- the floA gene encoding flotillin-like protein FloA (flotillin-like protein involved in membrane lipid rafts), translating to MDPSTLLLFVIIAAGLIVLSIFFTFVPVMLWISALAAGVRVSIFTLVGMRLRRVIPNRVVNPLIKAHKAGLDVTINQLESHYLAGGNVDRVVNALIAAQRANIELNFARCAAIDLAGRDVLEAVQMSVNPKVIETPFISGVAMDGIEVKAKARITVRANIERLVGGAGEETIIARVGEGIVSTIGSSNNHKKVLENPDMISQTVLGKGLDSGTAFEILSIDIADVDIGKNIGAILQTDQAEADKNIAQAKAEERRAMAVAQEQEMRAKVEEMRAKVVEAEAEVPLAMAEALREGNIGVMDYMNIKNIDADTDMRDSFGKMTKGPSDHENK from the coding sequence ATGGATCCATCTACTTTACTATTATTTGTGATTATCGCAGCAGGTTTGATCGTTCTATCGATCTTCTTCACCTTTGTACCGGTGATGCTGTGGATTTCTGCCCTAGCGGCTGGCGTTAGAGTGAGCATTTTTACACTTGTAGGAATGAGACTTCGCCGAGTAATTCCAAACCGAGTGGTCAACCCGCTCATCAAAGCACATAAAGCAGGTCTTGATGTGACGATTAACCAGTTAGAAAGCCACTACCTTGCAGGTGGTAACGTTGACCGTGTTGTGAATGCATTGATCGCGGCTCAACGTGCGAATATCGAATTGAACTTTGCACGCTGTGCAGCGATCGACCTAGCAGGCCGTGACGTACTTGAAGCTGTACAAATGAGTGTAAACCCTAAAGTGATTGAAACACCATTTATCTCAGGTGTTGCGATGGACGGGATTGAAGTGAAAGCAAAAGCACGTATTACAGTTCGCGCAAACATCGAACGACTTGTTGGTGGTGCAGGCGAAGAAACAATCATTGCTCGTGTAGGTGAAGGAATTGTCTCTACAATCGGTTCATCAAATAATCATAAAAAGGTTCTAGAAAATCCTGATATGATTTCTCAAACGGTTCTTGGTAAAGGATTAGATTCAGGTACTGCGTTTGAAATTCTCTCGATTGATATCGCAGATGTTGATATCGGTAAGAACATTGGGGCTATTCTGCAAACAGACCAAGCAGAAGCAGACAAAAACATTGCACAGGCTAAAGCGGAAGAACGCCGCGCAATGGCTGTTGCACAAGAACAAGAAATGCGTGCGAAAGTTGAAGAAATGCGCGCGAAAGTAGTAGAAGCAGAGGCTGAAGTACCACTTGCAATGGCTGAAGCACTACGCGAAGGCAATATTGGCGTCATGGACTACATGAACATTAAGAATATCGATGCTGATACGGATATGAGAGATTCATTTGGTAAAATGACAAAAGGTCCATCTGATCATGAAAACAAATAA
- the era gene encoding GTPase Era yields MTNESFKSGFVSIIGRPNVGKSTFLNRVIGQKIAIMSDKPQTTRNKVQGVLTTNTSQTIFIDTPGIHKPKHKLGDFMMRVAQNTLKEVDLILFMINAKEGYGKGDEFIIERLKQTSTPVFLVVNKIDQIHPDELFLLIDEYRTRYPFKEIVPISALEGNNIDTLLQQIEGYLPEGPQFYPADQVTDHPERFIISELIREKVLHLTREEIPHSIAVAIESIKPDENGKIHVAATIVVERDSQKGIVIGKRGSLLKEVGQKARRDIEALLGSKVYLELWVKVQKDWRNKSTHLRDFGFREDEY; encoded by the coding sequence ATGACTAACGAAAGCTTCAAATCAGGATTTGTATCAATTATTGGAAGACCAAATGTAGGTAAATCAACCTTTCTTAATCGTGTCATTGGACAAAAAATTGCCATTATGAGTGATAAGCCCCAAACGACGCGAAACAAAGTTCAAGGTGTCTTGACAACCAACACGTCACAAACGATTTTTATCGATACACCAGGCATTCATAAACCTAAGCATAAGCTAGGTGATTTTATGATGAGGGTGGCTCAAAATACACTGAAGGAAGTCGACCTGATCTTGTTTATGATCAACGCAAAGGAAGGTTATGGCAAAGGTGATGAATTCATCATTGAACGACTAAAGCAAACATCTACACCGGTGTTCCTTGTCGTGAATAAAATTGATCAAATTCACCCAGATGAACTGTTCCTTTTAATTGATGAATACCGCACACGTTATCCGTTTAAGGAAATTGTGCCAATTTCAGCTCTTGAGGGCAACAACATTGATACGCTTCTTCAGCAAATTGAAGGTTATCTTCCAGAGGGCCCTCAATTTTATCCAGCAGATCAAGTAACAGATCATCCAGAGCGGTTTATTATTTCTGAATTAATTCGTGAAAAAGTGCTGCATTTAACGAGAGAAGAGATTCCTCACAGTATTGCGGTTGCGATCGAATCAATTAAGCCAGATGAAAATGGCAAGATCCATGTGGCGGCGACCATTGTCGTAGAACGTGATTCACAAAAAGGGATCGTTATTGGTAAACGAGGCAGCTTATTAAAAGAAGTGGGACAAAAAGCGCGCAGAGATATTGAAGCACTTCTAGGCTCAAAAGTATACCTGGAGCTTTGGGTAAAAGTTCAGAAGGACTGGCGTAATAAATCCACTCACTTGCGTGACTTCGGATTTAGAGAAGACGAATATTAA